The Populus nigra chromosome 4, ddPopNigr1.1, whole genome shotgun sequence genome contains the following window.
gttatttttttttattaattttatttttatcttttaacattaattaagtTGATTGGGTGtgaattaaacaaaagaaatacaCATAAAAGCATAGTACAAAAACCAAGCCCAAAAGCATAAAACTACTTCTTAGATATGAAATTATACATTACTAGCCCAAGtctctacatatatatatatatatattcttaacaTGCTTGCCAGGATAGAAAAACCGCAGAGCAAAAAACACAGGCATCTTCATCGAGCGAAGCAAGCTAGATCTCACAATGAAATAACATGTATAAAAGAGGAAAAGATGTTgagtaaagaaaacaataagcACAGACCTTGTGCAGGCCTTTTATTAAAATCCATTTTGGCAATTGAGGGCTAAACTCCGCTAGCACCATAGATCCAGATGAACTTTCGTAAAAGATCACCATCGTTGCGCTGTTGATTGCTTGGGAAAACTAtgccaaaaacaaaagataaaaccCAGATACCATGTACAATCTTTCTCTCCCTGCGACCTTCCCCTCTCACGTGCTGAATGCCAATTAAAAAGTGCCACAGTACTTGCTATATATAGCGAGTGCTGCTCCTTTTGCTCGAATGGCTAGCCACAAGTAGAGATCAACactgctctgtttttttttttccaactctcaCTAGCTAGTATAGCTAAAGATTAGATTTAAATACCAAGCATGAGGGTGTTCTAATTCGGACGGTTTCCTAATCAAATATATGCAGTAGAAAtcataaatgtaattttttttttgagaatttcaAGTATTTCATTCcacaaatctaaaattatttagaatttacGTGAAGAttacttaaaaatttatatattctttttagctttgaaaaattactttaaagaTAGGTTGTTACAAATCATAAATTGTTCAAGTATCTGATCTTAATTTAACGTTAATCCATACAAACAACTAATAATAAATCTTCTAAACCTTTATAGGAGAGAGGAATTGTTATACATTATAGTactaactcttttcttttatattttatgtgttttttgtaTTATACTTTCTCACATTTGAAAAaggcataatattttatttatagaaaaacctaaaaactttgtaaatgggaaaaaaatatatcaattttccccttaaataatattacgtatattattttatgctagttttagaaatttattcaatcaaacccTTACTTGATTGCTTATAGGTCTAGAATTATAATCatatgtattaattacattctagtccttaatttttaaaatttatttgcaaTGAAGTCACTTTATTAATcatgtcattttaatttctgacaaataatttttgtgtgtgtgacccattaagTTTCCTAGTAAATTGatccaaatataaataataattctaaataaaacaagattgaataaattaaacaatttaatttattattaattcaataattgattgacttatatttgaagatcaagtacaatgtctagCAACTTATTATGACCCCCCAagtattagaaaagtcataagtgATTTGATTAACATTTCAGTAActagtttctcagtgtaattattactCATTTATCATAAATGTCCCGATTGAAACATTGTAGCATGGAGCATATCTGTTTTGTTAAATCATGTTAGTTCTCAACATTATagtcattaattatttgaataagattttgaGATTCTTTTCTAAATTCATTTCATCTTGGCTATTTGGgagcaaataaaatatttttttaattcacgtaaggtgatgaatcacctctttattaatcaaatatttttatatagttcatgttatatctAGTATTTGCCCGTTAGTTACCCTTAATTAGGACAGATAACGTGTGGTCGGGATCAAAGTATAACACTCTTTATGTAATATAACTTAGTGATatcaagtctaaggatcacaTACACAACTATCATGTGAGCCTTTTAATAGACATGGGTAATCTTTCCATACAGAATTTTTTTACGGGTCAGTTTAGTGTACATGTCATCTGAAAAACACcaacatattagttttaggtatctCTTATACATCAATTTATGAGAGCAACTGCttcatttcataaaagaaaatgaacataATATACACTGGTCTCCAATAGAACATTCACTATGAACATTTAAGAATAATACTTTGATGCAACATgattcttataattataacaattttataattttatatataaaatatttttattttataaattttatctttactctgATCTCATTGatcaaatattatatcataAGTAGGGACTTCAAATACAAAAGTTCATAGCTGTTGGTTTAacttttatatgtgtgtgtgactGAGGGGAAAGGGAAACCATGACGGGATTCGAATGCCTGCATTGATACTCGATGGATTTCTTTCGTTTTTGACTGAAATATCGGGCTCGACACCGTTGAAGTCCTTCCCCGTTGTTTCACATGGTGGGAAGGATCATTTTATTGTCAAAATGCCCCAACAGTAAACCCTTTAAATCAatgtaaaattcatttttattcgAACCGCGCGTGTGGATTCTTTGCTTCTCCCTCGCCAGTATATTGGTTGTCTGTAGGtttcccattaaaaaaatactttaaaaaaattttgattttttttttgttttaagttattttttttattttaatgtaatgttgttaaaaataaatttaaaaaaataaaaaaaatattattttaatatatttttaaatcaataaaattttaaaaagcaactgctGTCACAATTCTAAACACCactttattatttaacttttggtttaaaattttactttttagttgttttttaatatgggttgattcttgttttttaaactaatttgtTGCTAATTTGATCTGTAAAGTGTTTTTGAATATTGATTAATTCTtgctttttaaatcaatttgttGCTAATTTGAACCTATATATgagtttatttaagtttttatatgttcattatatgtttttaagtaaaaatgattcaataatagatttttcaagcaaaaatattGTTGGTCTGACTTTTAGCCACTTGAGGTTGGGTGTAGTTGAATTAGAGgcttaaatattgtttttgggttaaaacaattcaagttaaatttttaattaaatcgcACATGCTGATTCAATTGAAATTACATTAAGAAATTACATTAAGAGtagtgtaaataattttttaattaaaataatattttttatatttttatttttaatattagcatatcaaaactatttaaaaaaatatcaattaaaattgttttttacaaaaaacaatttttaaaacatattataacacaaaaacaaacacttaccTGGTTTTTGTGGATGGTAACAAAATTGAGAGTGCTTTTGGCTTGCAgggaaaaaaatttagattaaaaatataatttaagaaaCATACACATCGAAGCAGCAAATGATGATCAAAGCCTCAAGTCTGGAAGATAGCAATGCTGCCAGCATGCTGGACTCGTTTTTCAAGTCGAaagctgcttcttcttctttgttttttttttttttttttaaatcttgtttttataatttcataaaaaccaATCATTATTTTGCAGGTCAGGTAGTTAAATTTGTTAGGCTAATTGGTCCAGAAACCTCCGGAAAGTCAAACTCAAATAAACTGCtgacctttttatttatttttattttttgaattctaaTTCATCGGACTCTCTGGTCAAGATAATCCACCTCTCATCCATTATACCCTGCTAAGTTGCAGGTGATTGCACATGTTTGACCACCCTCCCTCCCCTGATTTTCACGCAGAAGAGGGGCTGTTTTggattataataaataatacatttccaagtattttttacttaaaaatatattaaaataaattgtttattttttaaaatttatttttaatattaatacattaaaaaaatataaaaatataaaaaatattttattttaaataatgaaaaaagaaaattaaaatttgttgagAATGCAAAACATCCTAACAAAACCAGTGCGTTGCCTTGatcaaaaatactttgaaagaACGAGATCAGAAAATTAAGAAGTTAGACATCTAATTGGGTTTCCCAGGAAAATTCAGTCTATCTCGGTAGGCTAGTGATATATgagctttttataataataataatatatattttttattccgtTTAGAAACTTTATCTTTCTTGATATAAGGGTGTTTGAAATTAAGTttcgaattattttttgttaaaatttgaatctgtttttgtgatgtttttgaatttttttgatatactgattttaaaattaaattttttttaaaaataaaataattattttgatccaTATATTTCCGtacgaaaaatattttataaaacaattattatcacacTCCAAACAGTCCCTAGTATTATTAGATTTTCtactattttatttagagagaataattttattatgtatttttttatttagattttttcaaactataataACATTATGACAATAAGActtgaatgaataaaaattaataacataattGTGGTATTTTTGgactttaataattttaatttataacaaactctatttttatttgctcttAACAAAGTCGCTTGATATTAGAGCCCAAACTTTTTTGGTTGAGCTTTTTAATTGTTATGGTTAAAGGTCATGAAAGATGTATTCATagtaaatgatgattttttactGGGAAGGTTTTGCCCTTCAAATGTTATGTTGGAAGTGTTGATGAAGGAAGATAGTTTTTAACCAAGTTTTTGATCGAGATTTGAACTCGAGAATATGTTTCTTCTAACATAGAAAGATTGATGATgaactttttgaaaaaaaaaacaaatatttatttatttttgttcataataaattatgattttttactaTGAAGGTTTTGCCTTTAAAATGTTATGTTGGAAGTGATCATGATGAAGAAGGATAGTTTTcgtttgaacttgaaaatatgTTCCTTCTAACGTAAAAAGATTGATGAGGagctttttgaaagaaaaaaaattatttatttattcttgtttatttttgtccagtttagaaattttattttttcttgttcaataatagtgttttgttatagtttttgaatttttaaaaatagttttcatcctctttaaaaatatttttttctatttttatttttctattcaatatcattatatatttttctaatttttattttctattaagtattattaggtttttctatttttttaatttaaaggaaataatttttttctattcaatattattagaaatttctaattttttctatataaaggaTTTTAAACTTGTAATAACATTTTGACGAgaaatttaatgaataaaaattaaatattctagATATGGCTTCACAGTTATGACATTCTTggttttaattgataataaatcgCATTATCATTAACCCTCGGCtaaattatctatttatttatgacCATGGAAACACAAGTGCGTGTGTATTTGGGGAGGTGTGGGTTTAAAGCCTGCaatataattgaagaaaaaatttaagaatttttccGCGTTGATGAAACCCTGATTGAAGGTTGGAGCATGCCTAAATAGGCAGACGGGCGAAACTTAGAAACCGGGAATAAACGTGAAACACGGGATTCACACGAATTTGGAAACCCACGCTTGTAAAGAAAACCAAACCGCataatttgatttcttatttatttttgcgttttgtttttgaataagtttgaatttattttttattttttatattttaaattaatattttttagtgtttttagatcattttgagacgttgatatcaaaaataaatttttaaaaataaaaaaaatattattttaatacatttttaaataaaaaacactttaaaaaataaccataaccatacttttaaataatccCCATTCAAGAAGTGATAGATCGGAGAAATCAAGGCGTCACGGATGCACTTAAGCAATAGTGGATGGCAACTAGTCTAGAGTGGAAACTTATACCTCTCGTGTAaatcttgtaattttatttttaatattaatatattaaaataattaaaaaatactttaaaaatcattaattcatacaaaatttttaaagcatattaaaaagagaataaacGGCAAAAACAAACCTACGCTAATTgtgaaataaaagattaatcTATGCACACGGTATCGTTTTACTTCGCTGGTCGGTGTAATAATTTCTCTAACCTTATGACCCAACAATTCACTATTTTGAAAGCCTTGTATTCTATCAACCATTTTCTTAATCTCCATTTTCACTCATTCCAGTTGCCTGGACAGCGGACATGGTGGCGGTGCCTCTTGATCTTTTCTAGTTGGGCCACATGAATACACTTCAAGGGATTTGAAACTAGGCCTAATCGATTGAAACGTAGAATCCACTCTCTAATTGAGAGGACGGCCCACCCTCCTGGGCGACGTGCCCTCTCATCCACCAGGACCACCACCATCATGCCTTCTCTGCTCCTTCCTCACGCCTCCCAACAGAATGACATTATTACCCTCCATCCCAACTATAGACCAGCAGTGGCACAACTGCAATTTCCTACAACCCAAGACGATCCCCAAAactaaattcaaaaatcaaaatggagCGGGCAACTAACTAACCATGGTTAAATAACGATTCGGCCAACCTGGCAAAATCAAGAATTAGGTGGCTGGGGAAACGGCATCATTGGCATGCACCTAATTTGACCCGTGGTTAAACTAACCCTGGTTAGCTAAACCACACACTCCCTCCGTCCCCTAATTTCTCTCCCTGTGAAAGTATATAAACCCCATACTCACAGACCTAAAAGCTCACCCCTGAAATTTCATAGGCGTCTTGATAAACGCCACCCACCCTCAGCATCAATTCCAATTCTCTTTGCTTtcgatttttctcttcttttaatacCTGCTGATCTTTGTGTTTTGAGAGAAAATGAGAGAGTGCATTTCGATTCACATTGGTCAAGCCGGTATTCAGGTCGGCAATGCTTGCTGGGAGCTTTACTGCCTCGAGCACGGCATTCAGGTGTATTTTCGTTTGCGTTAGAGAATCTATCACATCTGGATCCAGTCTTTtaactgttttttcttctttttttgtgggTTTTCTTGTTGGCCTGTGTTGGTTACATCCGTAATGCTTAAGTTATTCTTTCTAGTTTTTACCAATTCCTTATGGAGATGCAGGGCTCATCGTTTCCATGTCTTGCTAGATctagtgctttttttttatcacagtATCAAGATTAGTGAGCGCTAACTGATATTCATTCATGTATCTTAATCAAATTATCGAACACGAGGatctattattaaataattgtttttgtgtttcagcCTGATGGCCAGATGCCAAGTGACAAAACTGTTGGCGGAGGTGATGATGCTTTCAACACCTTTTTCAGTGAAACTGGTGCGGGAAAGCACGTCCCTCGTGCTATCTTTGTTGATCTTGAGCCCACTGTTATTGATGAAGTCAGGACTGGAGCATACCGCCAGCTTTTCCACCCCGAGCAACTCATCAGTGGAAAGGAAGATGCTGCCAACAACTTTGCCCGTGGCCACTATACCAGTGAATATCTGAACTCTCTCTGAAATTCTggttttggttttcaaatcagattttcatattgggatttttttttgcttataattttGTCTTGTTGTTTTTCTATCAGTTGGGAAAGAGATTGTTGATCTCTGCTTGGATCGTATCCGAAAGTTAGCTGATAACTGCACTGGCCTTCAAGGGTTTTTGGTGTTCAATGCTGTTGGAGGTGGTACTGGTTCTGGTCTTGGGTCACTTCTCCTGGAGAGGCTCTCTGTTGACTATGGCAAAAAATCAAAGCTTGGTTTCACTGTATATCCATCCCCGCAAGTTTCCACATCAGTTGTAGAGCCCTACAACAGTGTCCTTTCAACTCACTCTCTCCTTGAGCATACTGATGTTGCTGTGCTCCTTGACAATGAGGCCATCTATGACATTTGTAGGCGCTCTCTTGACATTGAGCGTCCAACTTACACCAATCTTAACCGCCTTGTTTCTCAGGTAATGCTTGTTATAAATGGGAAACTGCATTGCTGCTATATTGATTTATTGCATCCAATTGATGTCattaatttgagatttatgttgttttttttttgtgtcaggTGATCTCATCTTTGACTGCCTCATTAAGGTTTGATGGAGCTCTTAATGTGGATGTTACTGAGTTCCAAACCAACTTGGTTCCATACCCCAGGATCCATTTCATGCTTTCCTCTTATGCCCCCGTCATCTCCGCAGAGAAGGCATACCATGAGCAGCTCTCTGTGGCTGAGATAACCAACAGTGCTTTTGAGCCATCATCCATGATGGCCAAGTGTGACCCACGTCATGGCAAGTACATGGCCTGCTGCCTGATGTATAGAGGTGATGTTGTGCCCAAGGATGTGAATGCAGCTGTGGCTACCATCAAGACCAAGCGCACAATCCAGTTTGTTGACTGGTGCCCAACTGGGTTCAAGTGTGGCATCAACTACCAGCCACCAACTGTTGTTCCAGGAGGCGACCTTGCTAAGGTTCAGAGGGCTGTTTGCATGATTTCCAATTCGACAAGTGTTGCAGAAGTCTTCTCTCGCATTGACCACAAGTTTGATCTCATGTATGCCAAGCGTGCGTTTGTGCACTGGTATGTTGGCGAGGGTATGGAGGAAGGAGAGTTCTCAGAGGCTCGTGAGGATCTTGCTGCCCTGGAGAAGGATTATGAGGAGGTTGGGGCTGAATCTCCTGATGGAGAGGATGGTGATGAAGGAGATGAGTACTGATAATAGGAAGTGTACTtccttttgtgtttttgtttggcTGCTATGAGTTTGCTTAGACCATGTCTGTTGGTACGTGTGATCTTTggtattgtaataaaaaaaatacaaggattggAGCcctattgttaattttctctATTCCTTCTTGCTGCTATTACAGTAGCTGTGCATTTCTCTTACTTGGTTTCATAGAATATTATGAGAGCGCCTGGGACTTGGGTGTAATGTGGAGGCAGCTTCACTTCTCGAAGAACGTTAATGAGATGGAAAGGATGCCAACAAGTTTGTCATTTCCTCCTTCGATGCAGAGAATAATTTTTGAAAGCGGAAAAAGCTGGGAAGAAGTAACAAATTTTTCTTCAAGAAACCAATGAGCCGGTTGCTCAAAGCTGTTCGTCCAAAGACTTGGTAGTAGTTCAATGGTTTGCTTCCGAAGTAATAATTGTGAGATCTCTAATGTCCataatagaaattttaattgaaagggGTGAGAATGTTTTACACTAAATTTGAAGTATTTAAGCCGCCCAACTACTGGAAGGCCCAATGTTTGAAGTCTCAACAATTTCAATGGAAGACATCTTGTGGAGACGGCAAACCAAGACCTGTCCATTCTATTGCCTCCATCGAAAGCTTGGTTCTTTATTTCCATTCTTTCTTCATCAATAAAGCATACCTGGAAACCAGCTGTTGGTTCCCTGCACTAACTGAAAGCTTGCAGCAGAGGGACGAATTCTCCAGTACAGGCTCGCAAATGGCCCTAAACTTCCATTTTCATTACACAGCCAACCATGATCAGCCCTTAACGCAGCTCTTAGGGATGCAGAGCCTGTCAAGAAAGTACCAAGTTTTCACATCCATCAGGTGAGGAATCAAGTTCTGAAAAACTGCTATAAGAAAAACTTGTAAAGGCAACAGCTGGAGACCAGGTTTTTGTACGCACATCACCGCCAAATATTGAAGCTCTCGAGTTCAAAATGCTCTGATTAGCTGATGCTCCCCCAGTTGCTGTAATTCGTTGTGGAGGAGAAGGCATGCCAAATCTTTCAGCATGAGCTCGCATGGAGAGGAACTGGCCTTAAATCAATGCTCGAACCTGCAAATGAAAGTGTTTTTTGAACAGAAGTCTTGTGCACCACATCAGCATAAGAAAAATATTCCCAGACAGTACAGACCACGGGAGGATCAAATTCCTCCACTTCTTGTTCACTCATGAAATCTTGGATAACATAGCGATGGAAGCCAACTGGTTGCATACACAACTGTCAGTTGAGCTACAGCTACAGTTCATTGCATTACAAACGAGTTTAAAAAGCGTGAAACAAATAGGAAATAGACACACCCACTCGTTATTACAACATTGTTCACATTATAACATATGCATGTGGTCGGGCATTCTTTTCCGTGGATTCTATTAAATAGTTTGGAAAAGAATGATATAGTTACTTGCATCATGAGATTGTTTTAGTTGCATAGACTATATATTTGCCTGTCAGCTGAGCATGAAACATCACAGAGCAACTTTTTCATGACAATTTGAATGGAAACCTCTAATTTATGACAATTTGAATGGGAACCTCTAATGGcaataacaaaattgaaaacccaAGAGCCTACCTGGAAGGGAGGGAGGAAGAGTTTCACGGTCATCGCAGTAGAAACCCATCTTCCCATCTATTGCAGAGACTGGAATGAGGAAACAGAAAACAACTATCATCTAGAAAACGAGATTATCAAGTGCCCGTGGAAACCATTAAGAGGTGGTGTTTTCTGCAGAAACTTATTGAAGACTTCCCAAGATTTCTCAGCATACTAGGTACGCACATCTAAAGCTAGATTGTTGTCATATCAGGGACTGCTAAATGACATTTTGCTGGAATGAAAACGAATAGATTAGTACCTTCCTGGGTTAGAGACCCATTTTTGTAGACTAGCAATACCATATAACCTTCTGCGTCCACAGGATCAGGGGAAATATGCCCTTCTAATCCAGGTTGAAGATCACTAGCTATCCGAAAAACCTGCATGAAAAGCATGAGAAGAGCCATCAATGGTTTGGTATGGAGGAAACTCGATCAAATTGAAGCACACATCTTCGACGATTTCAGAAATCATTGAAAATATGGAATATGAGGATTAATTATGGAAATTCAAATGCTACAGGAAAGATAATTAAGATGTGTCCGAATTTCAGAGCCAGTAAATTGTAAGCGCATTGATTGATGGGGATTCATTGGCGAGTTAAAGATATAAAGTGTCCAAATTTCAATCTAATCCTGCAGATGCGTGCAGCATGCTTCAAGAGGGATATAGCCACCGAAAGCGATTTTGTGGAAGATTCGTGTTGAGTAATGAGGATGATCAGTACTTACAGTacataattatcaaattatagCGCAGTATACACTTTTTAAGGGGTGTATTGTAGCTATATTATAACAACATTGTGATGTCTAGCTAGATACAAGCTCAATCAAGAGATCAGAAACGCCCTCACTGGAATGCAATTATCTTTACAATGTCTACAAAGGAAGTTGTCACTACAGGTTATAGTTCAATGCCAGAAAGATGTGGTATGCGTTCTTGCTTACAGTGTCACTATGTACACACACATACCCCAACATTAATTCAAG
Protein-coding sequences here:
- the LOC133690743 gene encoding tubulin alpha chain-like: MRECISIHIGQAGIQVGNACWELYCLEHGIQPDGQMPSDKTVGGGDDAFNTFFSETGAGKHVPRAIFVDLEPTVIDEVRTGAYRQLFHPEQLISGKEDAANNFARGHYTIGKEIVDLCLDRIRKLADNCTGLQGFLVFNAVGGGTGSGLGSLLLERLSVDYGKKSKLGFTVYPSPQVSTSVVEPYNSVLSTHSLLEHTDVAVLLDNEAIYDICRRSLDIERPTYTNLNRLVSQVISSLTASLRFDGALNVDVTEFQTNLVPYPRIHFMLSSYAPVISAEKAYHEQLSVAEITNSAFEPSSMMAKCDPRHGKYMACCLMYRGDVVPKDVNAAVATIKTKRTIQFVDWCPTGFKCGINYQPPTVVPGGDLAKVQRAVCMISNSTSVAEVFSRIDHKFDLMYAKRAFVHWYVGEGMEEGEFSEAREDLAALEKDYEEVGAESPDGEDGDEGDEY
- the LOC133690744 gene encoding xylulose kinase 2-like, with the protein product MALLMLFMQVFRIASDLQPGLEGHISPDPVDAEGYMVLLVYKNGSLTQEVSAIDGKMGFYCDDRETLPPSLPGSSIDLRPVPLHASSC